One Schistocerca nitens isolate TAMUIC-IGC-003100 chromosome 1, iqSchNite1.1, whole genome shotgun sequence DNA segment encodes these proteins:
- the LOC126234833 gene encoding probable N-acetyltransferase san gives MTRSKIELGDVTPHNIKQLKRLNQVVFPVSYNDKFYKDVLEAGELAKLAYYNDIVVGAVCCRIDTSENLRRLYIMTLGCLYHYRRLGIGTKMVEHVLNYVEKDGNFDSIFLHVQVNNEGAIEFYKKFGFEIVETKERYYKRIEPADAHVLQKTLRPQSREDK, from the exons ATGACCCG GTCCAAAATAGAACTCGGTGATGTCACACCACACAATATAAAACAACTGAAGCGTCTTAATCAAGTTGTCTTCCCAGTGTCATATAATGACAAGTTCTATAAGGATGTCTTGGAAGCAGGAGAACTAGCGAAATTAG CGTATTACAACGACATCGTTGTGGGTGCTGTGTGCTGCAGAATTGATACATCAGAGAATTTGCGCCGTCTGTATATTATGACACTGGGTTGTCTTTATCACTATCGCCGGCTAGGAATTGGTACgaaaatggtggaacatgtacTGAACTATGTCGAAAAGgacggaaattttgacagcatTTTCTT GCATGTACAAGTAAACAACGAAGGTGCCATCGAGTTCTATAAGAAATTTGGCTTTGAGATTGTTGAAACGAAAGAGCGATACTATAAACGGATAGAACCTGCTGATGCTCATGTTTTACAAAAGACACTTAGACCCCAATCACGAGAAGACAAATGA